One Acidobacteriota bacterium DNA segment encodes these proteins:
- a CDS encoding acyl--CoA ligase: MSRVSSIAYSFERLVAQAPQLPAIHDGERSHSRIEILEQSASVGNSLRGAGLGEGAVVAVQMRNSAALIAAYLAGFRERFVLVPVDRDAKPAELKTTIDSFGVEAIVIQPDGHVKIERVGNRGAAPVPAGTALIKLTSGSSGYPRGVATSEANLKADCESISSTMGIGSDDVNLGAIPLSHSYGFSNVVMPLFLQGTAAVLSNDYMPHSVLDLSNRGGCTVVPGIPLMFDHLSALPVGEGDFRTVRVFLSAGAPLKPATSRAFRHRFGIDIHTFYGASECGGIAYDRNGGAVEAGSVGTAMEGVELSFDREGVLEVTSPAVALGYIGASEEESSRFHDGMFRTGDYAELDADGRLRLLGRVGDLINVAGRKVNPREVERIVCELDGVRDCRVFGVEAGARGEVVAAAVVTTGSVSVRDVRRWCAARLSRHKVPRVVKLIDSIPVDERGKIRKSELLALD; this comes from the coding sequence GTGAGTCGGGTTTCGTCAATTGCATATTCATTCGAGCGGCTCGTGGCGCAAGCGCCTCAGCTGCCTGCCATCCACGACGGGGAGCGCAGTCATAGCCGGATCGAAATACTCGAACAATCTGCTTCGGTCGGGAATTCACTCCGGGGCGCCGGTCTCGGCGAAGGGGCAGTCGTTGCAGTGCAGATGCGGAACTCGGCGGCTTTGATCGCAGCCTACCTGGCCGGTTTCAGAGAACGGTTCGTCCTGGTCCCGGTCGATCGTGACGCCAAACCGGCGGAACTGAAAACCACGATCGATTCGTTCGGCGTGGAAGCGATCGTCATCCAGCCCGATGGCCATGTAAAGATCGAGCGCGTCGGCAATCGTGGCGCTGCCCCTGTTCCTGCCGGCACCGCGCTGATCAAGCTGACCTCCGGCTCGTCCGGTTATCCCCGGGGAGTTGCGACGAGCGAGGCGAATCTGAAGGCCGATTGCGAGTCGATCTCCTCGACGATGGGAATCGGATCCGACGATGTGAATCTGGGTGCCATTCCGCTCTCTCACTCCTACGGATTCTCCAACGTCGTGATGCCCCTTTTTCTCCAGGGCACTGCGGCGGTGTTGTCGAACGACTACATGCCGCACTCGGTTCTCGACCTGAGCAATCGGGGCGGATGCACGGTCGTGCCGGGCATTCCCCTGATGTTCGACCATCTCTCGGCCCTTCCCGTCGGGGAAGGAGATTTCCGCACCGTCAGGGTGTTCCTTTCGGCGGGGGCTCCGCTCAAGCCTGCGACCTCCAGAGCGTTCCGCCACCGTTTCGGGATCGACATTCATACTTTTTACGGAGCCAGCGAGTGCGGAGGCATCGCCTACGATCGGAATGGAGGCGCGGTTGAGGCCGGCTCGGTGGGGACGGCGATGGAGGGGGTCGAGTTGAGCTTCGATCGCGAGGGAGTGCTCGAGGTGACGAGCCCCGCCGTCGCGCTCGGGTACATCGGGGCGAGCGAGGAGGAATCCTCCCGTTTTCACGACGGCATGTTCAGGACCGGCGACTACGCCGAGCTCGATGCTGACGGCCGGCTCCGCCTGCTCGGAAGGGTAGGGGATCTGATCAATGTCGCCGGGCGGAAGGTCAATCCGAGGGAAGTCGAGCGGATCGTCTGCGAGCTCGACGGCGTTCGCGACTGCCGCGTCTTTGGTGTGGAAGCGGGGGCTCGGGGGGAAGTCGTCGCGGCTGCAGTGGTGACCACCGGTTCGGTCTCGGTCAGGGACGTCCGCCGATGGTGTGCCGCGCGGCTCTCGAGACACAAGGTCCCGCGGGTCGTGAAGTTGATCGATTCGATCCCGGTGGACGAACGCGGAAAGATCCGGAAGAGCGAGCTGCTCGCCCTCGATTGA